In the genome of Hymenobacter cellulosivorans, one region contains:
- a CDS encoding endo-beta-N-acetylglucosaminidase gives MLLRYARFALPNVLRRLGWLWLLLLSSAGPALAQLEPAAQYTKLSVAQLLAWTPTGPTAVPENVSRVALAPRQNTLATQLNPNQSFSHKVNYIPDGMTGFAGYLNEQNRFNLYNFTHWQYIDVLTWFDGPVALPTRPWVEAAHRNGVKVIGSVFSSAADVNLLIQKDASGEYTAAQKLVEVANYYGFDGWFFNQESTVPAATATELRNLLKRLQQLRPAGMEIHWYDAMLPSGTVSYQNALNANNQLLLQDGAARVSDAMFTNYFWSGATNINTSVTTATALGRSPFDVYMGADLWPNRNPQALFTRPDWINNYFTGGDLTKPLLSLGLFATNLTYNGGFNSFNSSAADYAGFYQTEQRLFAGNDLDVTTEDATGWKGFGSYVPVRSVVNTLPFETYFSVGQGKIFANNGEQLVKGWTDMGKQSLLPSWQWNKTGTAPITVGYDFSRAYYAGTSVKLQGSLSGSGSSATVKLFQTKLSLPAATPTTLDVTFKTPAAGAANARLLLYFTDDLTNPASFDLGSAPDTLWTTRTISLGNYAGRELAVIGVQATAAAAVANYRLNLGRLKLYTGTAVAAKPTVGFSASATVVVPGQPVTFSNASTNASSYQWTFEGGTPATSSAVFPVVQYAAPGTYSVKLRATNAAGRDSLLRTGYITVVAPGSSGGNTSLTFDGATKYVDAGPINLTGSALSMECWLKPNGFKASSPFISSVMGMEDGANTALVRLGDAGLAANRLQFVMQVNGTSRKVNSPTSLSAGTWYHVAATFDGSVMRLYLNGQLNASLNVTGSFVANSNFFLGRNFDNSRVLNGTLDEVRVWTRALTPAEIQANQCGVPTNAAGLEAYWTFNEGSGLVTVDQSGHGHQGALVNMTPADWSSDVPAACVVTSTQRGRTPASLAVVAVVNPVLGNQAEVEIRGAQGQPTVVQLVNLLGAVVWQQQVRPGSAAQRLTVPVPQAAGLYVVRVSTGAGTATTKLLKQ, from the coding sequence ATGCTGCTACGCTACGCTCGTTTTGCTTTACCCAATGTGCTGCGCCGCCTGGGCTGGCTGTGGCTTTTGCTGCTGAGCAGCGCCGGCCCGGCCTTGGCCCAACTGGAACCCGCCGCCCAGTACACCAAGCTTTCGGTAGCCCAGCTGCTGGCCTGGACGCCCACTGGGCCTACGGCCGTGCCCGAGAATGTAAGTCGGGTGGCCCTGGCCCCACGGCAGAACACGCTAGCCACCCAGCTCAACCCCAATCAGAGCTTCAGCCACAAGGTCAACTACATTCCCGACGGTATGACGGGCTTTGCGGGCTACCTCAACGAGCAGAACCGCTTCAACCTCTACAACTTCACCCACTGGCAGTACATCGACGTGCTGACCTGGTTCGACGGGCCCGTGGCGCTGCCAACCCGGCCCTGGGTGGAGGCTGCCCACCGCAACGGCGTGAAAGTCATCGGCTCAGTCTTCAGCTCGGCCGCCGACGTGAACCTATTGATCCAGAAGGACGCCAGCGGCGAGTACACCGCCGCCCAGAAGCTGGTGGAAGTGGCCAACTACTACGGCTTCGACGGGTGGTTTTTCAACCAGGAATCGACGGTGCCCGCGGCTACGGCCACCGAGCTGCGCAACCTGCTCAAGCGCCTGCAGCAGCTCCGGCCCGCGGGCATGGAAATTCACTGGTACGACGCCATGCTGCCCAGCGGCACCGTTTCCTACCAGAACGCGCTGAACGCCAACAACCAGCTCCTGCTTCAGGACGGCGCGGCCCGCGTCAGCGACGCTATGTTTACCAACTACTTCTGGAGCGGGGCTACCAATATCAATACCTCGGTAACCACGGCCACGGCCCTGGGCCGCAGCCCGTTCGACGTGTACATGGGCGCCGACCTCTGGCCCAACCGCAACCCCCAGGCCCTGTTTACCCGCCCCGACTGGATCAACAACTACTTCACCGGCGGCGACCTGACCAAGCCCCTGTTGTCGCTGGGTTTGTTTGCCACCAACCTGACCTACAACGGCGGCTTCAATTCCTTCAATAGCTCGGCGGCCGACTACGCGGGCTTCTACCAAACCGAGCAGCGCCTCTTTGCCGGCAACGACCTGGACGTAACCACCGAGGATGCTACCGGCTGGAAGGGTTTTGGCAGCTACGTGCCGGTGCGCAGCGTGGTTAATACGCTGCCGTTTGAAACCTACTTTTCGGTGGGCCAGGGCAAGATTTTCGCCAACAACGGCGAGCAGCTGGTGAAGGGCTGGACCGACATGGGCAAGCAAAGCCTGCTGCCGAGCTGGCAGTGGAACAAAACCGGCACCGCCCCCATCACCGTGGGCTACGACTTCAGCCGGGCCTACTACGCGGGTACTTCCGTGAAGCTGCAGGGCAGTCTGAGCGGCAGCGGAAGCAGCGCTACCGTGAAGCTGTTTCAAACCAAGCTGAGCCTGCCCGCTGCCACGCCCACCACCCTGGACGTGACCTTCAAAACGCCTGCCGCCGGAGCCGCCAACGCCCGCCTGCTGCTCTATTTCACAGACGACCTGACCAACCCCGCTTCTTTCGACCTGGGCTCGGCCCCGGATACGCTCTGGACCACGCGCACTATTAGCCTGGGCAACTACGCCGGGCGGGAGCTGGCCGTCATCGGGGTGCAGGCTACGGCCGCGGCGGCAGTGGCCAACTACCGGCTCAACCTGGGCCGGCTCAAGCTCTACACCGGGACCGCCGTAGCGGCCAAGCCCACAGTTGGCTTCTCGGCCAGTGCTACGGTGGTCGTGCCGGGCCAACCCGTCACGTTTTCCAACGCCTCGACCAACGCCAGCAGCTACCAGTGGACGTTTGAGGGCGGCACGCCGGCCACCAGCAGCGCCGTATTTCCGGTGGTGCAGTACGCCGCGCCCGGCACCTACAGCGTGAAGCTGCGGGCCACCAACGCCGCTGGCCGCGACTCCCTACTCCGCACCGGCTACATCACCGTGGTGGCGCCCGGCAGCTCCGGCGGCAACACCAGCCTGACCTTCGACGGGGCCACCAAGTACGTGGATGCAGGCCCTATCAACCTGACCGGCTCGGCGCTGAGCATGGAGTGCTGGCTCAAGCCCAATGGGTTTAAAGCCAGCTCCCCGTTTATTTCCAGCGTGATGGGCATGGAAGACGGCGCCAATACGGCCCTGGTCCGCCTCGGCGACGCGGGGCTGGCCGCCAACCGCCTGCAGTTCGTAATGCAGGTAAACGGGACTAGCCGCAAGGTCAACTCGCCCACCAGCCTCAGTGCCGGCACCTGGTACCACGTGGCCGCCACCTTCGACGGCAGCGTAATGCGCCTCTACCTCAACGGGCAGCTCAACGCCTCGCTCAACGTGACGGGCTCCTTCGTGGCCAACAGCAACTTCTTCCTGGGGCGCAACTTCGACAACAGCCGGGTCCTCAACGGCACCCTTGATGAGGTGCGGGTGTGGACCCGGGCGCTGACGCCGGCTGAAATTCAAGCCAACCAGTGCGGTGTGCCCACCAACGCGGCAGGCCTGGAAGCTTACTGGACTTTCAACGAAGGCAGCGGCCTGGTCACCGTCGACCAGAGCGGCCATGGCCACCAGGGCGCCCTGGTCAACATGACGCCGGCTGATTGGTCGAGCGACGTGCCAGCAGCCTGCGTCGTGACAAGCACCCAGCGCGGCCGGACTCCGGCGTCCCTGGCCGTAGTAGCCGTGGTCAACCCCGTGCTGGGCAATCAGGCCGAAGTGGAAATCCGCGGGGCGCAAGGACAGCCGACAGTGGTACAGCTGGTAAACCTGCTGGGCGCGGTGGTGTGGCAGCAGCAGGTGCGGCCGGGCAGCGCGGCCCAGCGCCTGACAGTGCCCGTGCCTCAGGCGGCAGGCCTGTACGTAGTGCGCGTCAGCACCGGCGCGGGCACCGCCACCACGAAGCTGCTCAAGCAGTAG
- a CDS encoding SDR family oxidoreductase: MKTSSLHGAVVVITGASSGIGRATALTFARHGAKLILAARRSDVLVDVATECERLGSSVLAIPTDVTDAQAVARLARTAQHFGGIDIWVNNAGSGAVGRFEEVPLAAHEQVIKLNLLGYLYGAHAVLPYFREQGHGTLINVISLGAWLPEPYTASYSASKYGARGLMDTLRAELSNEPAIHVCDVHPSYIDTPGFQHGANYMGKVIKPAPPVFPAQKVADTIVAVACRPRPTTMVGWPAPVLRWSYALAPGLMGRASRRLFDTYFQQARPAPVGENSLFAPNPAPHGTDTSGGWRQPTKPRNGQWLGVALAAGLAAGLLLWPRKTH; encoded by the coding sequence ATGAAAACTTCCTCTCTCCACGGTGCCGTCGTGGTTATTACCGGCGCCAGCAGCGGCATTGGCCGCGCCACGGCCCTTACCTTTGCCCGCCACGGCGCCAAGCTGATTTTGGCCGCCCGCCGCTCCGACGTGTTGGTCGACGTCGCCACCGAGTGCGAGCGGCTGGGTAGCTCGGTGCTGGCCATCCCCACCGACGTTACCGACGCCCAAGCCGTGGCCCGCCTGGCCCGGACCGCCCAGCACTTCGGCGGCATTGATATCTGGGTCAACAACGCCGGCAGCGGGGCTGTAGGCCGCTTCGAGGAAGTGCCGCTGGCCGCCCACGAGCAGGTTATCAAGCTCAACCTGCTGGGTTACCTCTACGGGGCCCACGCTGTGCTGCCCTACTTCCGGGAGCAGGGCCACGGCACGCTTATCAACGTTATATCCCTAGGGGCCTGGCTGCCCGAGCCCTACACGGCCTCCTACAGCGCCAGCAAATACGGGGCCCGGGGCCTGATGGACACGCTGCGGGCCGAGCTCAGCAACGAGCCCGCTATCCACGTCTGCGACGTGCACCCGTCCTACATCGACACGCCTGGCTTCCAGCACGGGGCCAACTACATGGGCAAGGTCATTAAGCCCGCCCCGCCGGTGTTTCCCGCCCAGAAAGTAGCCGATACCATCGTGGCCGTAGCGTGCCGTCCGCGGCCCACGACGATGGTGGGCTGGCCGGCTCCGGTGCTGCGCTGGTCGTATGCCCTGGCTCCGGGGCTGATGGGGCGGGCCAGCCGCCGCCTGTTCGACACGTATTTCCAGCAGGCCCGCCCCGCTCCCGTCGGCGAAAACAGCCTGTTTGCCCCCAACCCCGCCCCGCACGGCACCGATACCTCCGGCGGCTGGCGCCAGCCTACCAAGCCCCGCAACGGACAGTGGCTGGGAGTCGCCCTGGCTGCCGGCCTAGCCGCGGGGTTGCTGCTCTGGCCCCGCAAAACCCATTAG